Proteins encoded in a region of the Uloborus diversus isolate 005 chromosome 1, Udiv.v.3.1, whole genome shotgun sequence genome:
- the LOC129234636 gene encoding uncharacterized protein LOC129234636, translated as MGRLFLNIFFCFLILHISTQAIQLNGKSFFGTTEEEYDEKLSEFIREVLENFRDQMPEGIPDIGIPPIDPLVIPNIDEDINDRLALLSLRMSNLTITGIQQFRLELLKADLEKGFANFSLSLPKLSAEGYCYMDGKVLKIFPINSDGPFSINVTEVRMNGYGDLNVSTSGETRLHMNDLKLNLTFGQLKIEFKSLLGGGRWTEMLLNILTGFGRNLFYKFHEEAMEKLNDALLKLINKELDKGTLAELLDQIPMSVPKKMKTEFFLHRIKNV; from the exons ATGGGGAGACTGTTTCTTAacatctttttctgctttttgatACTTCATATTTCAACCCAAG CTATACAACTAAACGGCAAAAGTTTCTTCGGCACCACAGAGGAGGAATATGACGAAAAACTTTCCGAATTCATCCGCGAAGTTTTGGAGAACTTCCGTGACCAAATGCCTGAAGGCATTCCGGACATCGGCATCCCTCCTATCGACCCCTTAGTCATCCCCAACATCGACGAGGACATCAATGACAGATTAGCCCTTCTTTCATTGAGGATGAGCAATCTTACCATCACTGGCATCCAGCAGTTTCGACTGGAGCTCTTAAAAGCTGATTTAGAAAAAGGCTTCGCAAATTTCAGCCTATCACTTCCAAAGCTATCCGCAGAAGGTTATTGTTACATGGATGGAaaagttttgaagatatttccAATTAATAGCGATGGTCCATTTTCAATCAATGTTACTGAG GTCAGAATGAATGGCTACGGAGACTTAAATGTATCAACGAGTGGCGAGACTCGCCTGCATATGAATGATCTAAAGCTCAATCTTACATTCGGACAGttaaaaattgagtttaaaaGTCTTTTAGGTGGTGGCAGATGGACCGAAATGCTCCTGAATATTCTGACTGGATTCGGTAGAAaccttttttataaatttcacgAAGAAGCAATGGAAAAATTGAACGATGCTCTGCTGAAACTTATAAACAAAGAACTCGACAAAGGAACTTTGGCAGAACTGTTAGACCAAATTCCAATGTCTGttccgaaaaaaatgaaaacagagtTTTTTCTCCATcgaattaaaaatgtttga
- the LOC129234637 gene encoding uncharacterized protein LOC129234637 isoform X1, translating to MGRLFLNTFFCFLILHISTQAIQLNGKSFFSTTEEEYDEKLSEFIREVLENFRDQMPEGIPDIGIPPIDPLVIPNIDEDINDRLALLSLRMSNLTITGIQQFRLELLKADLEKGFANFSLSLPKLSAEGYCYMDGKVLKIFPINSDGPFSINVTEVRMNGYGDLNVSTSGETRLHMNDLKLNLTFGQLKIEFKSLLGGGRWTEMLLNILTGFGRNLFYKFHEEAMEKLNDALLKLINKELDKGTLAELLDQIPMSVPKKMKTEFFLHRIKNV from the exons ATGGGGAGACTGTTTCTTAACACCTTTTTCTGCTTTTTGATACTTCATATTTCAACCCAAG CTATACAACTAAACGGCAAAAGTTTCTTCAGCACCACAGAGGAGGAATATGACGAAAAACTTTCCGAATTCATCCGCGAAGTTTTGGAGAACTTCCGTGACCAAATGCCTGAAGGTATTCCGGACATTGGCATCCCTCCTATCGACCCCTTAGTCATCCCCAACATCGACGAGGACATCAATGACAGATTAGCCCTTCTTTCATTGAGGATGAGCAATCTTACCATCACTGGCATCCAGCAGTTTCGACTGGAGCTCTTAAAAGCTGATTTAGAAAAAGGCTTCGCAAATTTCAGCCTATCACTTCCAAAGCTATCCGCAGAAGGTTATTGCTACATGGATGGAaaagttttgaagatatttccAATTAATAGCGATGGTCCATTTTCAATCAATGTTACTGAG gTTAGAATGAATGGCTACGGAGACTTAAATGTATCAACGAGTGGCGAGACTCGCCTGCATATGAATGATCTAAAGCTCAATCTTACATTCGGACAGttaaaaattgagtttaaaaGTCTTTTAGGTGGTGGCAGATGGACCGAAATGCTCCTGAATATTCTGACTGGATTCGGTAGAAaccttttttataaatttcacgAAGAAGCAATGGAAAAATTGAACGATGCTCTGCTGAAACTTATAAACAAAGAACTCGACAAAGGAACTTTGGCAGAACTGTTAGACCAAATTCCAATGTCTGttccgaaaaaaatgaaaacagagtTTTTTCTCCATcgaattaaaaatgtttga
- the LOC129234637 gene encoding uncharacterized protein LOC129234637 isoform X2, with amino-acid sequence MGRLFLNTFFCFLILHISTQAIQLNGKSFFSTTEEEYDEKLSEFIREVLENFRDQMPEGIPDIGIPPIDPLVIPNIDEDINDRLALLSLRMSNLTITGIQQFRLELLKADLEKGFANFSLSLPKLSAEGYCYMDGKVLKIFPINSDGPFSINVTENEWLRRLKCINEWRDSPAYE; translated from the exons ATGGGGAGACTGTTTCTTAACACCTTTTTCTGCTTTTTGATACTTCATATTTCAACCCAAG CTATACAACTAAACGGCAAAAGTTTCTTCAGCACCACAGAGGAGGAATATGACGAAAAACTTTCCGAATTCATCCGCGAAGTTTTGGAGAACTTCCGTGACCAAATGCCTGAAGGTATTCCGGACATTGGCATCCCTCCTATCGACCCCTTAGTCATCCCCAACATCGACGAGGACATCAATGACAGATTAGCCCTTCTTTCATTGAGGATGAGCAATCTTACCATCACTGGCATCCAGCAGTTTCGACTGGAGCTCTTAAAAGCTGATTTAGAAAAAGGCTTCGCAAATTTCAGCCTATCACTTCCAAAGCTATCCGCAGAAGGTTATTGCTACATGGATGGAaaagttttgaagatatttccAATTAATAGCGATGGTCCATTTTCAATCAATGTTACTGAG AATGAATGGCTACGGAGACTTAAATGTATCAACGAGTGGCGAGACTCGCCTGCATATGAATGA